Proteins encoded together in one Meles meles chromosome 7, mMelMel3.1 paternal haplotype, whole genome shotgun sequence window:
- the C7H12orf60 gene encoding uncharacterized protein C12orf60 homolog translates to MSSESEKDKERLVQAAKTFFFHMQDLVAFTNTLTESFNSTMNAQIRSLAVKEDANVKDVFEQLFAIFKEIQCVLEAKYDQMQKEPLCSKIATAVCSMVEKSANVKELQQSAREMFKNVQTPVIVAALNSSNILGTLESSLSLLMTCPIMKLQLSDLYQKDTENQSETNTSEKNQSPGPSKIGTADILKKLQDVLKAEHFKNTMESVVNQLEQIVRTLAPILEIFQKAINIMESKLPVPKKTNDQ, encoded by the coding sequence ATGTCTTCAGAGTCAGAAAAGGATAAAGAGAGGCTGGTGCAAGCTGCCAAAACGTTCTTCTTTCACATGCAAGATCTTGTTGCCTTCACTAACACACTTACAGAATCATTTAACAGCACTATGAATGCCCAGATCCGCTCCCTGGCTGTGAAGGAAGATGCTAATGTTAAGGATGTCTTTGAACAACTATTCGCAATTTTTAAGGAGATACAGTGTGTCCTGGAGGCAAAGTACGACCAGATGCAAAAGGAACCTTTATGTTCCAAGATTGCAACAGCGGTTTGCTCTATGGTTGAGAAGAGTGCCAATGTCAAGGAGCTGCAGCAGTCAGCTAGAGAAATGTTCAAGAATGTTCAGACACCAGTCATCGTTGCTGCACTGAATAGCAGTAACATCCTTGGCACTTTGGAATCTTCTCTTTCACTCTTGATGACATGTCCTATCATGAAACTTCAGTTAAGTGACCTCTATCAAAAAGACACCGAAAACCAATCAGAGACCAATACCTCCGAGAAAAATCAAAGTCCGGGTCCATCCAAAATCGGTACAGCAGACATCTTGAAAAAATTGCAGGATGTGTTAAAAGCTGAACATTTCAAGAATACCATGGAGTCAGTTGTAAATCAGTTGGAGCAAATTGTCAGAACTCTGGCACCAATCTTAGAGATCTTCCAAAAAGCCATAAATATTATGGAATCCAAGCTTCCTGTGCCCAAGAAAACCAATGACCAGTAG